Proteins encoded in a region of the Coffea eugenioides isolate CCC68of chromosome 4, Ceug_1.0, whole genome shotgun sequence genome:
- the LOC113767357 gene encoding uncharacterized protein LOC113767357 isoform X1, whose translation MELLTPNMDQWIGIAVDRTASELAVCIDSLSGSDRYFYSVPQSVLLASSLKVLSLCGCRFESGLDIKLPHLQKLSLSHSCFTDKFSFHQILSGCPVIEYVKVSFCIWMDTLLSVSSLSNLKYFEFLYCDGIDNVQIDVSDLHTFSFAPSLGNWPRSINLATCKALKELKLSGVRDTANFWHQALTFQIQALEVLEFRSCHGLGSIRISSQRLKRLAFRGCRHFSGAEIDTPNLEFFECCNCDNPFIPIKASDDIKIHLRFSLSGKTVDWVVKLNQFLLKLRFFQDLKFIVYHHSKNMIIHEKLSEIRFSSLCHLMRPKCICISSKSYKDLLDELFPSVFPKSLFAMYCSTKMIEILSQKMKDLGKDSTLLHKLVGFEVILSKDAKHPSDPATEYFIQAHSTARFEIATIILNWKYNVYKHSVTL comes from the exons ATGGAGTTGTTGACGCCTAATATGGACCAATGGATTGGTATAGCAGTTGACAGGACTGCTTCAGAACTTGCTGTTTGTATTGATAGTTTGTCGGGCTCAGATAGATATTTTTATAGCGTTCCGCAATCGGTTTTGCTTGCTAGCTCGCTAAAAGTTTTAAGCTTATGTGGCTGTAGATTTGAGAGTGGATTGGATATCAAACTTCCACATCTACAGAAGCTTTCTTTATCTCATTCTTGTTTCACCGACAAGTTTTCATTTCACCAAATTCTCTCTGGGTGCCCCGTGATTGAGTATGTGAAAGTGTCATTTTGTATATGGATGGACACACTTCTCTCAGTTTCAAGTTTATCTAACTTGAAGTATTTTGAGTTCCTGTACTGTGATGGGATTGATAATGTTCAGATAGATGTGTCTGATCTTCATACTTTTTCGTTTGCACCATCCTTGGGAAACTGGCCCAGAAGTATTAACCTGGCTACTTGCAAAGCACTGAAGGAGTTGAAACTCAGTGGGGTACGTGACACAGCTAACTTTTGGCACCAGGCGCTGACATTTCAAATCCAGGCCCTTGAAGTCTTAGAGTTTCGAAGTTGCCATGGGTTGGGGAGTATCAGAATTTCAAGCCAAAGGCTTAAGAGACTGGCCTTTAGAGGTTGTCGTCACTTTTCAGGTGCTGAAATTGACACTCCAAATTTAGAGTTTTTTGAATGCTGCAACTGTGACAATCCTTTCATTCCCATCAAAGCCTCAGATGATATCAAGATACACTTAAGATTTTCCCTTAGTGGAAAAACGGTTGATTGGGTGGTTAAACTGAATCAATTTTTGTTGAAGTTAAGATTTTTTCAGGATCTCAAGTTTATTGTCTATCATCATTCTAAG AACATGATTATTCACGAAAAACTGAGTGAGATCCGCTTTTCTTCTCTCTGCCATTTAATGCGTCCGAAATGTATATGCATATCATCAAAGAGCTACAAAGATCTTTTGGATGAATTATTTCCATCAGTGTTCCCTAAATCGTTATTTGCCATGTACTGTAGCACAAAAATGATTGAG ATATTGTCACAGAAGATGAAGGATCTTGGAAAGGACTCAACTTTGCTCCACAAATTAGTTGGTTTTGAGGTGATTTTGTCTAAAGATGCAAAGCATCCAAGTGATCCTGCCACAGAATACTTCATACAAGCACACTCAACTGCTCGTTTCGAGATTGCCACAATTATATTAAATTGGAAGTATAATGTCTACAAACACAGTGTGACATTATAG
- the LOC113767357 gene encoding uncharacterized protein LOC113767357 isoform X2: MELLTPNMDQWIGIAVDRTASELAVCIDSLSGSDRYFYSVPQSVLLASSLKVLSLCGCRFESGLDIKLPHLQKLSLSHSCFTDKFSFHQILSGCPVIEYVKVSFCIWMDTLLSVSSLSNLKYFEFLYCDGIDNVQIDVSDLHTFSFAPSLGNWPRSINLATCKALKELKLSGVRDTANFWHQALTFQIQALEVLEFRSCHGLGSIRISSQRLKRLAFRGCRHFSGAEIDTPNLEFFECCNCDNPFIPIKASDDIKIHLRFSLSGKTVDWVVKLNQFLLKLRFFQDLKFIVYHHSKNMIIHEKLSEIRFSSLCHLMRPKCICISSKSYKDLLDELFPSVFPKSLFAMYCSTKMIEKMKDLGKDSTLLHKLVGFEVILSKDAKHPSDPATEYFIQAHSTARFEIATIILNWKYNVYKHSVTL; this comes from the exons ATGGAGTTGTTGACGCCTAATATGGACCAATGGATTGGTATAGCAGTTGACAGGACTGCTTCAGAACTTGCTGTTTGTATTGATAGTTTGTCGGGCTCAGATAGATATTTTTATAGCGTTCCGCAATCGGTTTTGCTTGCTAGCTCGCTAAAAGTTTTAAGCTTATGTGGCTGTAGATTTGAGAGTGGATTGGATATCAAACTTCCACATCTACAGAAGCTTTCTTTATCTCATTCTTGTTTCACCGACAAGTTTTCATTTCACCAAATTCTCTCTGGGTGCCCCGTGATTGAGTATGTGAAAGTGTCATTTTGTATATGGATGGACACACTTCTCTCAGTTTCAAGTTTATCTAACTTGAAGTATTTTGAGTTCCTGTACTGTGATGGGATTGATAATGTTCAGATAGATGTGTCTGATCTTCATACTTTTTCGTTTGCACCATCCTTGGGAAACTGGCCCAGAAGTATTAACCTGGCTACTTGCAAAGCACTGAAGGAGTTGAAACTCAGTGGGGTACGTGACACAGCTAACTTTTGGCACCAGGCGCTGACATTTCAAATCCAGGCCCTTGAAGTCTTAGAGTTTCGAAGTTGCCATGGGTTGGGGAGTATCAGAATTTCAAGCCAAAGGCTTAAGAGACTGGCCTTTAGAGGTTGTCGTCACTTTTCAGGTGCTGAAATTGACACTCCAAATTTAGAGTTTTTTGAATGCTGCAACTGTGACAATCCTTTCATTCCCATCAAAGCCTCAGATGATATCAAGATACACTTAAGATTTTCCCTTAGTGGAAAAACGGTTGATTGGGTGGTTAAACTGAATCAATTTTTGTTGAAGTTAAGATTTTTTCAGGATCTCAAGTTTATTGTCTATCATCATTCTAAG AACATGATTATTCACGAAAAACTGAGTGAGATCCGCTTTTCTTCTCTCTGCCATTTAATGCGTCCGAAATGTATATGCATATCATCAAAGAGCTACAAAGATCTTTTGGATGAATTATTTCCATCAGTGTTCCCTAAATCGTTATTTGCCATGTACTGTAGCACAAAAATGATTGAG AAGATGAAGGATCTTGGAAAGGACTCAACTTTGCTCCACAAATTAGTTGGTTTTGAGGTGATTTTGTCTAAAGATGCAAAGCATCCAAGTGATCCTGCCACAGAATACTTCATACAAGCACACTCAACTGCTCGTTTCGAGATTGCCACAATTATATTAAATTGGAAGTATAATGTCTACAAACACAGTGTGACATTATAG
- the LOC113767356 gene encoding protein ASPARTIC PROTEASE IN GUARD CELL 1-like, whose translation MARKAPSPFPSINIFIILFFFFFSFTLSPFSPQVVSASVFKRLRLLSTEETQPTSTSSVLSLSLHPHSSVIKPPYDSYSDLVLSRLASDRARAEVINSNIERALSAFNRPHGVKPDVQVQPEDLEAPLTPSGGGYVARVGVGQPVKEYYLIADTGSQINWLQCLPCGQCYPQTDPIFDPSGSSSYSPLSCTSQQCTALSRQNYKCGRNNTCIYGVLYGDNSVSIGEFATETVSFGNSGSVQKVAIGCGHENQGRFGKAAGILGLGGTAVGFPSQIQAKSFSYCLVDLDSSSSSTLEFNSAPPGDSILVPLIMNPKFEIYYYVELTGITINGEQVPIPASDYQIGEDGRGGIIVDSGTTITALPAQVYNSVRDTFVKYAKNLPPAAGIGDLDTCYDLSSTPTRDGFPMMSFQFSGGKTLPLKPQNYLFRAGSDGTFCLAFKTTSQSVSIIGNTQQQGFRVTYDLANKMFGFSPNKC comes from the coding sequence ATGGCTCGAAAAGCTCCAAGCCCATTTCCGTCCATTAACATCTTCAtcatcctcttcttcttcttcttctccttcacCCTCAGTCCTTTTTCACCTCAAGTGGTGTCTGCTTCAGTTTTCAAGAGACTTCGACTCTTGTCAACAGAAGAAACTCAGCCCACCTCCACCTCCTCCGTTTTGTCCCTCTCCCTGCATCCGCATTCATCCGTCATAAAGCCGCCATACGACAGCTACTCCGACCTCGTACTCTCCCGGCTCGCAAGTGACCGGGCCCGAGCCGAGGTCATCAACTCCAACATTGAGCGGGCTCTCTCCGCCTTCAACCGCCCTCATGGCGTCAAACCCGACGTCCAAGTCCAACCGGAGGACCTCGAAGCTCCGCTAACTCCATCTGGCGGAGGGTACGTAGCTCGCGTCGGAGTGGGCCAACCCGTGAAAGAATACTACCTGATAGCGGATACGGGTAGCCAAATCAACTGGCTCCAATGCCTGCCCTGCGGCCAGTGCTACCCCCAAACCGACCCGATCTTCGACCCATCCGGATCCTCATCTTATAGCCCTTTGTCCTGCACATCGCAGCAGTGCACCGCCTTGAGCCGCCAGAATTACAAGTGCGGCCGAAACAACACTTGCATCTACGGAGTGTTGTACGGGGATAATTCCGTCAGTATTGGAGAATTTGCCACTGAAACGGTGTCGTTCGGGAATTCGGGTTCGGTTCAGAAAGTGGCTATCGGGTGCGGACACGAGAATCAAGGCCGATTTGGCAAGGCAGCTGGCATACTTGGCCTTGGGGGCACTGCTGTAGGCTTTCCTTCTCAAATTCAGGCGAAGTCTTTCTCCTACTGCCTCGTGGATTTGGACTCCAGCTCGTCCTCGACTCTCGAGTTTAACTCAGCTCCACCCGGTGACTCAATCCTCGTTCCCTTGATTATGAACCCAAAATTTGAGATTTATTACTACGTGGAACTCACTGGGATCActattaatggagaacaagTGCCCATTCCTGCATCGGATTATCAAATAGGCGAAGATGGGCGTGGGGGAATCATCGTCGACTCGGGTACCACCATCACGGCGTTGCCAGCTCAGGTATATAACTCGGTCCGCGACACCTTTGTTAAGTACGCTAAAAACTTGCCTCCCGCCGCTGGAATCGGTGATCTCGACACTTGTTATGATCTATCCTCTACGCCCACCAGAGATGGCTTCCCAATGATGTCGTTTCAGTTCTCCGGGGGCAAGACGCTGCCGCTGAAACCTCAAAATTACCTGTTTCGTGCTGGTTCCGACGGCACGTTCTGTTTGGCTTTTAAGACCACTTCTCAAAGTGTCTCAATAATCGGCAACACGCAGCAGCAGGGGTTTCGGGTTACTTACGACCTTGCCAACAAGATGTTTGGTTTCAGCCCAAATAAATGTTAA